In a genomic window of Scyliorhinus torazame isolate Kashiwa2021f chromosome 5, sScyTor2.1, whole genome shotgun sequence:
- the LOC140419064 gene encoding uncharacterized protein, whose amino-acid sequence MEGKSIVHSGEKPYTCCVCGRGFSRSSGLTSHKCSHTEEKPWKCADCGKGFTSPSQLETHRRSHTGQRPFACAECGKGFTRLSTLSTHQRVHTGERPFTCPKCGKGFTESSALSRHQRIHTGERPFTCSECEKGFSDSSNLRKHQRIHTGERPFTCSQCGKGFAISAHLLRHQKVHTDERPFKCPDCGKCYKSSGNLMSHQRIHTDERPFRCSHCGTGFRRSCDLTAHQRIHTEERPFTCAECGKGFTQSSNLSTHQRIHTGETPFACAECGKGFTQSSALSTHQRVHTGERPFTCSECGKGFTRSFALSTHQRVHTGERPFTCSECGKGFTTSPNLLRHQRGHK is encoded by the coding sequence atggaaggaaaaagcatcgttcacagtggggagaaaccgtacacgtgttgtgtgtgtggacgaggattcagtcgatcatcaggcctcacaagccacaaatgcagtcacactgaggagaaaccatggaaatgtgcggactgtgggaaaggattcacttccccatcccagctggaaactcatcgacgcagtcacactgggcagagaccattcgcctgcgctgagtgtgggaagggattcactcggttatccactctgtccacacaccaacgagttcacactggggagagaccattcacctgccccaagtgtgggaagggattcactgagtcatccgctctgtccagacaccagcgaattcacactggggagagaccattcacctgctccgagtgtgagaagggattcagtgattcatccaacctgcggaaacaccagcgaattcacactggggagaggccgttcacctgctctcagtgtgggaagggatttgctatttcagcccacttgctgagacaccagaaagttcacactgatgagagaccgtttaaatgtccagactgcgggaagtgctataaaagttctgggaatctgatgagccatcaacgtattcacactgacgagagaccgttcaggtgctctcactgcgggactgggtttagACGATCATGtgacctcactgcacatcagcgaattcacactgaggagaggccattcacctgcgccgagtgtgggaagggattcactcagtcatccaacctgtccacacaccagagaattcacactggggagacgccattcgcctgcgccgagtgtgggaagggattcactcagtcatccgctctgtccacacaccagcgagttcacacaggggagagaccattcacctgctcagagtgtgggaagggattcactcggtcattcgctctgtccacacaccagcgagttcacacaggggagagaccattcacctgctccgagtgtgggaagggattcactacttcacccaacctgctgagacaccaacgaggccacaagtaa